The Synchiropus splendidus isolate RoL2022-P1 chromosome 1, RoL_Sspl_1.0, whole genome shotgun sequence genome includes a window with the following:
- the tha1 gene encoding threonine aldolase 1 isoform X3: MCFHSYELQEVAAKLFGMEAAIFVPSGTMGNLIAVMVHCKERGDEMIVGDQCHIHIYEQGGSAQLAGVHATTVTTLPDGTFDLDQLESKIRHGYPDPHYPRTRLICVENTHNVRGGRVLPLKFLQELSVLKVRSLADKHGLMVHMDGARVMNAAVALGVPVMTVLQHVHTVSVCLSKGLGAPIGTMLAGPKDFISHAVRCRKALGGGMRQTGILAAAGKVSLLDMVERLKEDHLNTKTFAEALLAGDDSPFAFDLDTVETNILRFRLKPSTLSSADFCAHMAEVGEGEEEALGQGIRVLMFPQYGNAVRAVFHLGISAEDTQLAIQKVNFVVSQFRKGALRST, encoded by the exons ATGTGCTTCCACTCTTACG AGTTGCAGGAAGTGGCTGCGAAGTTGTTTGGAATGGAGGCAGCCATCTTTGTCCCATCTGGAACGATGGGCAATCTCATAGCAG TGATGGTTCACTGCAAGGAGCGAGGCGACGAGATGATCGTGGGGGATCAGTGCCACATCCACATCTATGAGCAGGGAGGGAGTGCCCAG CTGGCCGGAGTGCATGCGACAACAGTGACCACGCTTCCTGACGGCACCTTTGACCTGGACCAGTTGGAGTCAAAGATCCGCCACGGCTACCCGGACCCTCACTACCCTCGCACGCGTCTCATCTGCgtcgaaaacacacacaacgtTCGAGGGGGACGTGTTCTGCCGCTCAAATTCTtacaggag CTGTCTGTGTTAAAGGTTCGCTCCCTAGCTGACAAGCATGGTCTGATGGTGCACATGGACGGCGCCCGGGTGATGAACGCCGCTGTAGCTTTGGGGGTCCCTGTGATGACCGTCCTGCAGCATGTACACACCGTCAGCGTGTGTCTCTCTAAG GGTCTCGGTGCGCCAATTGGGACCATGCTGGCCGGACCCAAGGACTTCATCAGCCACGCAGTCAGGTGTCGTAAGGCTCTGGGCGGTGGGATGCGTCAGACTGGGATTCTGGCTGCAGCTGGAAAAGTGTCCCTGCTGGACATGGTGGAGAGACTGAAGGAGGATCATCTAAATACGAAAACATTTGCTGAGG CTTTGTTGGCGGGCGACGACTCTCCGTtcgccttcgacttggacacagtggagacaaatATCCTGCGTTTCAGACTGAAACCTTCCACCCTGTCCTCCGCAGACTTCTGCGCTCACATGGCTGAggtgggagagggagaggaggaggctcTCGGACAGGGAATACGAGTCCTCATGTTCCCACAGTACGGTAATGCTGTTAGGGCTGTGTTCCATCTGGGGATATCAGCTGAGGACACACAACTGGCCATCCAAAAAGTGAACTTTGTGGTTTCGCAGTTCAGGAAGGGTGCTCTCAGGTCTACTTAA
- the tha1 gene encoding threonine aldolase 1 isoform X4 encodes MEAAIFVPSGTMGNLIAVMVHCKERGDEMIVGDQCHIHIYEQGGSAQLAGVHATTVTTLPDGTFDLDQLESKIRHGYPDPHYPRTRLICVENTHNVRGGRVLPLKFLQELSVLKVRSLADKHGLMVHMDGARVMNAAVALGVPVMTVLQHVHTVSVCLSKGLGAPIGTMLAGPKDFISHAVRCRKALGGGMRQTGILAAAGKVSLLDMVERLKEDHLNTKTFAEALLAGDDSPFAFDLDTVETNILRFRLKPSTLSSADFCAHMAEVGEGEEEALGQGIRVLMFPQYGNAVRAVFHLGISAEDTQLAIQKVNFVVSQFRKGALRST; translated from the exons ATGGAGGCAGCCATCTTTGTCCCATCTGGAACGATGGGCAATCTCATAGCAG TGATGGTTCACTGCAAGGAGCGAGGCGACGAGATGATCGTGGGGGATCAGTGCCACATCCACATCTATGAGCAGGGAGGGAGTGCCCAG CTGGCCGGAGTGCATGCGACAACAGTGACCACGCTTCCTGACGGCACCTTTGACCTGGACCAGTTGGAGTCAAAGATCCGCCACGGCTACCCGGACCCTCACTACCCTCGCACGCGTCTCATCTGCgtcgaaaacacacacaacgtTCGAGGGGGACGTGTTCTGCCGCTCAAATTCTtacaggag CTGTCTGTGTTAAAGGTTCGCTCCCTAGCTGACAAGCATGGTCTGATGGTGCACATGGACGGCGCCCGGGTGATGAACGCCGCTGTAGCTTTGGGGGTCCCTGTGATGACCGTCCTGCAGCATGTACACACCGTCAGCGTGTGTCTCTCTAAG GGTCTCGGTGCGCCAATTGGGACCATGCTGGCCGGACCCAAGGACTTCATCAGCCACGCAGTCAGGTGTCGTAAGGCTCTGGGCGGTGGGATGCGTCAGACTGGGATTCTGGCTGCAGCTGGAAAAGTGTCCCTGCTGGACATGGTGGAGAGACTGAAGGAGGATCATCTAAATACGAAAACATTTGCTGAGG CTTTGTTGGCGGGCGACGACTCTCCGTtcgccttcgacttggacacagtggagacaaatATCCTGCGTTTCAGACTGAAACCTTCCACCCTGTCCTCCGCAGACTTCTGCGCTCACATGGCTGAggtgggagagggagaggaggaggctcTCGGACAGGGAATACGAGTCCTCATGTTCCCACAGTACGGTAATGCTGTTAGGGCTGTGTTCCATCTGGGGATATCAGCTGAGGACACACAACTGGCCATCCAAAAAGTGAACTTTGTGGTTTCGCAGTTCAGGAAGGGTGCTCTCAGGTCTACTTAA
- the socs3b gene encoding suppressor of cytokine signaling 3b produces MVTTTIHSPLAMTSVTPSQSRVQGSNFSPHHFKPFSSHAHYQQVMRSLHKLQESGFYWGAVGGREASSLLRSEPPGTFLIRDSSDHHYFFTLSVQTSRGTKNLRIHSEGGGFFLQPDSQCTQEPPRFDCVLKLIAHYMGKGQTGSCKEAACGEKSDENQMKGCSSYLIHTGNERIPLELRRPLTNSLSSLQHMCRRTLNNRGFGESGRPEQLPQTLRDFLEEYDAPI; encoded by the exons ATGGTAACAACCACCATTCACAGCCCCCTCGCCATGACCAGCGTGACCCCTTCTCAAAGCCGGGTTCAGGGGTCCAATTTTAGCCCGCATCACTTTAAACCTTTCAGCTCACATGCACACTACCAGCAG GTGATGCGATCGCTGCATAAGCTCCAGGAGAGCGGCTTCTACTGGGGCGCAGTGGGTGGACGGGAGGCCAGCTCCTTACTACGCTCTGAACCACCCGGCACTTTTCTGATCCGGGACTCCTCAGACCACCACTACTTCTTCACTCTTTCAGTGCAGACCTCCCGCGGCACCAAAAACCTGCGCATCCACAGTGAAGGAGGGGGATTTTTCCTGCAGCCGGACTCCCAGTGTACCCAGGAGCCTCCTCGGTTTGATTGTGTGCTGAAACTCATTGCACACTACATGGGGAAAGGTCAGACTGGAAGTTGCAAGGAAGCTGCGTGTGGAGAAAAATCAGATGAGAACCAAATGAAGGGCTGCAGCAGTTATCTGATTCACACAGGCAACGAGAGGATCCCTCTGGAGTTGCGGCGCCCCCTAACAAATTCTCTCTCGTCCCTGCAGCACATGTGCAGGCGAACCCTGAACAATCGAGGCTTTGGGGAGTCTGGCCGCCCGGAGCAACTACCGCAAACTCTTAGAGACTTTCTTGAGGAATATGATGCACCAATTTGA
- the LOC128755625 gene encoding CDP-diacylglycerol--glycerol-3-phosphate 3-phosphatidyltransferase, mitochondrial, protein MAAPLSWRRLVHSVYSPVIAGVLTRISDRLFRARDRRGGSSMLLLAPLLAEADTAPKRVSSPAGSAGARSAAHLCPHFRWMADHVPVFRVPGTQVHILTSPDEFYQAMKARIRTARRRVVLASLYLGTGRLEQELVDCMQDALLRSQEEGPSPNLRVSVLLDYTRGSRGVVNSRTMLLPLLQRFSSQMRVSLYHTPDLRGLLRLLVPQRFNETIGVQHIKVYLFDDSVIISGANLSDSYFTNRQDRYVLLENCRDVADFFSNLVEAVGDASLQLQPDDSVSMVEGMVHPYKGRRQDFASAARKRIMEVVDAAHLRQQLVSLSEDEGLSESDVDTWVFPLVQMKPLGIQVDEQVTKRLLMEAQPDSTVFLTSGYFNLTRAYMRLVLGAGANYRILTASPEVNGFYGAKGVAGAIPAAYIHIARQFYNQVCRLGQEKRIHLHEYHRPLWTFHAKGLWYYLGGQARPCLTLIGSPNFGYRSVHRDLEAQVAIVTENEELQSQLQEEQQMLYQRSSEVSSATFEQPDRYVKLWVKLVTPLIKNFF, encoded by the exons ATGGCGGCTCCCTTGTCCTGGCGGAGGCTGGTACATTCTGTGTACTCACCGGTCATCGCCGGGGTTCTCACCAGGATATCCGACCGGCTTTTCCGTGCCCGGGACAGACGAGGCGG GTCCTCTATGCTGCTGCTGGCTCCGCTGCTTGCAGAGGCCGACACAGCACCCAAACGGGTCTCCAGTCCTGCTGGGTCAGCGGGAGCCCGCAGCGCAGCTCACCTCTGCCCGCATTTCCGATGGATGGCCGACCACGTGCCCGTTTTCAGGGTACCGGGGACGCAGGTCCACATTCTCACATCGCCAGACGAGTTCTACCAAGCCATGAAg GCCCGGATCAGGACCGCCAGGAGACGAGTGGTGTTGGCTTCACTCTACCTTGGAACCGGACGTCTAGAGCAGGAGCTG GTGGACTGTATGCAGGACGCTCTGCTTCGCTCacaggaggaaggtccatctCCAAACCTCAGAGTCTCAGTTCTGCTGGACTACACGCGCGGGTCAAGAG GTGTGGTGAACTCCAGGACGATGCTGCTGCCATTGCTGCAGCGCTTCTCCTCCCAGATGCGGGTGTCCTTGTACCACACTCCGGACCTACGGGGTCTCCTGCGCCTGCTGGTCCCTCAGCGATTCAACGAGACGATTGGAGTCCAGCACATCAAGGTCTACCTGTTTGATGACAGCGTTATCATCAGTGG TGCCAACCTGAGCGACTCCTACTTCACCAACCGCCAGGATCGATACGTGCTGCTGGAGAACTGCAGGGATGTGGCCGACTTCTTCTCCAACCTGGTGGAAGCTGTGGGCGAcgcttctctccagcttcagccGGACGACTCTGTCAGCATGGTGGAGGGCATGGTTCACCCTTATAAAG GAAGAAGACAAGATTTTGCCAGCGCTGCTCGAaagcgcatcatggaggtggtggACGCTGCGCACCTGCGGCAGCAGTTGGTGAGCCTTTCTGAGGACGAGGGCCTGAGCGAATCGGACGTGGACACCTGGGTGTTTCCCCTGGTCCAGATGAAACCACTCGGGATCCAGGTGGACGAACAGGTCACCAAG CGCCTGCTGATGGAAGCACAGCCAGACTCCACTGTTTTCCTGACCTCCGGCTACTTCAATTTGACCCGGGCCTACATGCGGCTGGTGCTTGGCGCTGGAGCCAACTACCGCATCCTCACTGCCTCCCCAGAAGTCAACGGCTTCTACGGCGCCAAAGGTGTTGCGGGGGCCATCCCTGCTGCCTACATCCACATTGCCAGGCAGTTCTACAACCAGGTGTGCCGGCTGGGTCAAGAGAAGCGGATACACCTTCACGAATACCACCGGCCATTGTGGACCTTCCACGCCAAAG GGCTGTGGTATTACCTCGGAGGGCAGGCACGGCCCTGTCTCACTCTCATCGGCTCTCCCAATTTCGGTTACCGCTCAGTTCACCGTGACCTGGAAGCTCAGGTCGCCATAGTGACAGAGAACGAGGAACTGCAGAGTCAGCTGCAGGAG GAGCAGCAGATGTTGTACCAGCGCTCCAGCGAAGTGTCCAGCGCCACATTCGAGCAGCCTGACCGCTACGTCAAGCTCTGGGTCAAACTGGTCACACCGCTCATCAAGAACTTCTTCTGA
- the tha1 gene encoding threonine aldolase 1 isoform X2, giving the protein MTVTMLVKTFPGRVFRLFHQRVCLKSTMATAATTCPARSYYKAPSSERTGASRVRQVKVVDLRSDTVTKPGVAMRRAMFEADVGDDVMGEDPLVNELQEVAAKLFGMEAAIFVPSGTMGNLIAVMVHCKERGDEMIVGDQCHIHIYEQGGSAQLAGVHATTVTTLPDGTFDLDQLESKIRHGYPDPHYPRTRLICVENTHNVRGGRVLPLKFLQEVRSLADKHGLMVHMDGARVMNAAVALGVPVMTVLQHVHTVSVCLSKGLGAPIGTMLAGPKDFISHAVRCRKALGGGMRQTGILAAAGKVSLLDMVERLKEDHLNTKTFAEALLAGDDSPFAFDLDTVETNILRFRLKPSTLSSADFCAHMAEVGEGEEEALGQGIRVLMFPQYGNAVRAVFHLGISAEDTQLAIQKVNFVVSQFRKGALRST; this is encoded by the exons ATGACTGTCACCATGTTGGTGAAAACTTTCCCCGGCAGGGTTTTCAGACTTTTCCATCAACGTGTTTGCTTAAAAAGCACAATGGCGACGGCTGCCACGACGTGCCCTGCAAGAAGTTACTATAAGGCCCCAAGTTCGGAGCGCACCGGCGCGAGCAGGGTCcggcaggtgaaggtggtggACCTCCGCAGCGACACGGTGACCAAACCTGGAGTTGCCATGAGACGTGCGATGTTTGAGGCCGATGTCGGTGATGACGTGATGGGAGAGGATCCGCTCGTCAACG AGTTGCAGGAAGTGGCTGCGAAGTTGTTTGGAATGGAGGCAGCCATCTTTGTCCCATCTGGAACGATGGGCAATCTCATAGCAG TGATGGTTCACTGCAAGGAGCGAGGCGACGAGATGATCGTGGGGGATCAGTGCCACATCCACATCTATGAGCAGGGAGGGAGTGCCCAG CTGGCCGGAGTGCATGCGACAACAGTGACCACGCTTCCTGACGGCACCTTTGACCTGGACCAGTTGGAGTCAAAGATCCGCCACGGCTACCCGGACCCTCACTACCCTCGCACGCGTCTCATCTGCgtcgaaaacacacacaacgtTCGAGGGGGACGTGTTCTGCCGCTCAAATTCTtacaggag GTTCGCTCCCTAGCTGACAAGCATGGTCTGATGGTGCACATGGACGGCGCCCGGGTGATGAACGCCGCTGTAGCTTTGGGGGTCCCTGTGATGACCGTCCTGCAGCATGTACACACCGTCAGCGTGTGTCTCTCTAAG GGTCTCGGTGCGCCAATTGGGACCATGCTGGCCGGACCCAAGGACTTCATCAGCCACGCAGTCAGGTGTCGTAAGGCTCTGGGCGGTGGGATGCGTCAGACTGGGATTCTGGCTGCAGCTGGAAAAGTGTCCCTGCTGGACATGGTGGAGAGACTGAAGGAGGATCATCTAAATACGAAAACATTTGCTGAGG CTTTGTTGGCGGGCGACGACTCTCCGTtcgccttcgacttggacacagtggagacaaatATCCTGCGTTTCAGACTGAAACCTTCCACCCTGTCCTCCGCAGACTTCTGCGCTCACATGGCTGAggtgggagagggagaggaggaggctcTCGGACAGGGAATACGAGTCCTCATGTTCCCACAGTACGGTAATGCTGTTAGGGCTGTGTTCCATCTGGGGATATCAGCTGAGGACACACAACTGGCCATCCAAAAAGTGAACTTTGTGGTTTCGCAGTTCAGGAAGGGTGCTCTCAGGTCTACTTAA
- the tha1 gene encoding threonine aldolase 1 isoform X1, whose amino-acid sequence MTVTMLVKTFPGRVFRLFHQRVCLKSTMATAATTCPARSYYKAPSSERTGASRVRQVKVVDLRSDTVTKPGVAMRRAMFEADVGDDVMGEDPLVNELQEVAAKLFGMEAAIFVPSGTMGNLIAVMVHCKERGDEMIVGDQCHIHIYEQGGSAQLAGVHATTVTTLPDGTFDLDQLESKIRHGYPDPHYPRTRLICVENTHNVRGGRVLPLKFLQELSVLKVRSLADKHGLMVHMDGARVMNAAVALGVPVMTVLQHVHTVSVCLSKGLGAPIGTMLAGPKDFISHAVRCRKALGGGMRQTGILAAAGKVSLLDMVERLKEDHLNTKTFAEALLAGDDSPFAFDLDTVETNILRFRLKPSTLSSADFCAHMAEVGEGEEEALGQGIRVLMFPQYGNAVRAVFHLGISAEDTQLAIQKVNFVVSQFRKGALRST is encoded by the exons ATGACTGTCACCATGTTGGTGAAAACTTTCCCCGGCAGGGTTTTCAGACTTTTCCATCAACGTGTTTGCTTAAAAAGCACAATGGCGACGGCTGCCACGACGTGCCCTGCAAGAAGTTACTATAAGGCCCCAAGTTCGGAGCGCACCGGCGCGAGCAGGGTCcggcaggtgaaggtggtggACCTCCGCAGCGACACGGTGACCAAACCTGGAGTTGCCATGAGACGTGCGATGTTTGAGGCCGATGTCGGTGATGACGTGATGGGAGAGGATCCGCTCGTCAACG AGTTGCAGGAAGTGGCTGCGAAGTTGTTTGGAATGGAGGCAGCCATCTTTGTCCCATCTGGAACGATGGGCAATCTCATAGCAG TGATGGTTCACTGCAAGGAGCGAGGCGACGAGATGATCGTGGGGGATCAGTGCCACATCCACATCTATGAGCAGGGAGGGAGTGCCCAG CTGGCCGGAGTGCATGCGACAACAGTGACCACGCTTCCTGACGGCACCTTTGACCTGGACCAGTTGGAGTCAAAGATCCGCCACGGCTACCCGGACCCTCACTACCCTCGCACGCGTCTCATCTGCgtcgaaaacacacacaacgtTCGAGGGGGACGTGTTCTGCCGCTCAAATTCTtacaggag CTGTCTGTGTTAAAGGTTCGCTCCCTAGCTGACAAGCATGGTCTGATGGTGCACATGGACGGCGCCCGGGTGATGAACGCCGCTGTAGCTTTGGGGGTCCCTGTGATGACCGTCCTGCAGCATGTACACACCGTCAGCGTGTGTCTCTCTAAG GGTCTCGGTGCGCCAATTGGGACCATGCTGGCCGGACCCAAGGACTTCATCAGCCACGCAGTCAGGTGTCGTAAGGCTCTGGGCGGTGGGATGCGTCAGACTGGGATTCTGGCTGCAGCTGGAAAAGTGTCCCTGCTGGACATGGTGGAGAGACTGAAGGAGGATCATCTAAATACGAAAACATTTGCTGAGG CTTTGTTGGCGGGCGACGACTCTCCGTtcgccttcgacttggacacagtggagacaaatATCCTGCGTTTCAGACTGAAACCTTCCACCCTGTCCTCCGCAGACTTCTGCGCTCACATGGCTGAggtgggagagggagaggaggaggctcTCGGACAGGGAATACGAGTCCTCATGTTCCCACAGTACGGTAATGCTGTTAGGGCTGTGTTCCATCTGGGGATATCAGCTGAGGACACACAACTGGCCATCCAAAAAGTGAACTTTGTGGTTTCGCAGTTCAGGAAGGGTGCTCTCAGGTCTACTTAA